DNA sequence from the Pseudoduganella plicata genome:
GTCGTCATGAACGGCGCGAAGATCGACAAGCTGGAAGCGCCGTATGAGCTGGTGAAAACCATGCGCGCGTCGATCCTCGTGCTGGGCCCCCTGCTGGCCCGCTTCGGTCAGGCGAAGGTATCGCTGCCGGGCGGCTGCGCCATCGGCTCGCGCCCCGTGGACCAGCACATCAAGGGCCTGCAGGCGCTGGGTGCCGAGATCTCGATCGACGCAGGCTACATCTACGCGAAAGCGAAAAAACTGAAGGGCGCCAGCATCACGACCGACATGATCACGGTTACCGGCACGGAAAACCTGCTGATGGCGGCAACGCTGGCCGAAGGCGAGACGGTGCTGGAAAACGCCGCGTGCGAACCGGAAGTGACGGACCTGGCGAACATGCTGGTGGCGATGGGCGCGAAGATCGACGGTATCGGCACGCACCGCCTGGTGATCCAGGGCGTGGCCGAGCTGCACGGCGCGGAACACACCGTCATCTCCGACCGCATCGAAGCGGCTACGTTCCTGTGCGCGGTAGCGGCGGCCGGTGGCGATGTCACCATTCGCAACACGCGCGTGGACATCATGGACGCGGCGCTGGAGAAGCTGCGCGAGATGGGCCTGCGCCTGACGATCGGCGACACCTGGATACGCGCGCAGATGGATGCGCGCCCGCACCCGGTCAGCTTCAGCACCACCGAGTACCCCGGCTTCCCGACCGACATGCAGGCACAGTTCATGGCCGTCAACACGATTGCCGACGGCAGCAGCACCGTGCAGGAAACGATTTTCGAGAACCGCTTCATGCACGTGCAGGAGATGAACCGCCTGGGCGCGGCCATCCAGACGGACGGCAACACGGCCACCATCAAGGGCGTGTCCCAGCTGATCGGCGCGCCCGTGATGGCGACCGACTTGCGCGCTTCGGCTTCGCTCGTCATCGCCGGCCTGGCAGCGAAAGGGGAAACGCTGATCGACCGCATCTATCACCTCGACCGTGGCTACGACCGCATGGAAGTGAAGCTGTCGGCCGTGGGCGCCAACATCACCCGCATCAAGTAAGCCCATGACGACCATCACCCAGTCACCCGCGGCGGACAATTCGGGCCTGATCCTGGCCCTGTCGAAGGGCCGCATCTTCGAAGACACGCTGCCGCTGCTGGCGGCGGCCGGCATCACCGTCACGGAAAACCCGGAAACGTCGCGCAAGCTGATCCTGCCGACCAACGACCCCAACGTGCGCGTACTGATCGTGCGCGCCACCGACGTGCCGACGTACGTGCAGTACGGCGCCGCCGACTTCGGGGTGGCCGGCAAGGACGTGCTGTTCGAGCACGGCGGCGAAGGCCTGTACCAGCCCGTCGACCTGAACATCGCCAAGTGCCGCATGTCCGTGGCCGTCAAGGCGGGCTTCGATTACGAGACCGCCGTGCGCCAGGGCGCACGCCTGCGCGTGGCCACCAAGTTCACCGAAATGGCACGCCAGCACTTTGCGAAAAAGGGCGTGCACGTCGACCTGATCAAGCTGTATGGCTCGATGGAGCTGGCCCCGCTGGTGGGCCTGTCGGACGCCATCGTCGACCTGGTCAGCACCGGCAGCACGCTGCGCGCGAACAACCTGGTCGAAGTGGAAGAGATCATGGACATCTCGTCGCGCCTCGTCGTCAACCAGGCCGCGCTGAAATTGAAGCGCGCCCGTTTGCAGCCGATTATCGAGGCGTTCGAACGCGCCTCATCCCAAACGTCATAACACCATCATGATCCAACTCCGCAAGCTCGACTCCTCCGCCATCGATTTCCAGGAAACGCTGGACGCCCTGCTGGCGTTCGAAGCGGAAACCGATACCGCCATCGAACACGCTGTCACCGAGATCATCGCGCAGGTGCGCGGCCGCGGCGACGAAGCCGTCGTCGAATACACGAACAGGTTCGATCGTATTCCCCATGGCGGCGCGCCGGACATGCATGCGTTCGAGATCAAGCAGGACGAGTTGACGGCGGCACTGGCCGCGCTGCCGGAAGCACAGCGCGCGGCGTTGCAGACGGCGGCGGAGCGCATCCGCGTGTTCCACGAACGCCAGAAGCAGGAGCTGCAGGGCTTTACGTACACGGAGCCCGACGGCACCGTGCTGGGCCAGCGCATCACGCCGCTGGACCGCGTCGGCATCTATGTCCCCGGCGGCAAGGCGGCGTACCCGTCGTCCGTGCTGATGAACGCCGTGCCGGCCAAAGTCGCGGGCGTGGGCGAGATCGTCATGGTCGTGCCGACGCCGGACGGCATCAAGAATCAGATGGTGCTGGCGGCGGCGGCGATTGCCGGCGTCGATCGCGTGATCGGCATCGGCGGCGCGCAGGCCGTGGCCGCGCTGGCCTACGGCACCGAGTCGATCCAGCCGGTGGACAAGATCGTCGGTCCCGGCAATGCGTATGTCGCCGCCGCCAAGCGCCGCGTGTTCGGCGCCGTCGGCATCGACATGATTGCGGGACCGTCGGAGATCCTCGTCATCTGCGACGGCACCACGGACCCGGACTGGGTCGCCATGGACCTGTTCTCGCAGGCCGAGCATGACGAGCTGGCGCAGGCGATCCTGCTGTGCCCTGATGCGGACTACATCGCCAAGGTGGAAGCGTCGATTGTGAAACTGCTGCCGACGATGCCGCGCCAGGAAGTCATCCGCACGTCGCTGACGGATCGCGGCGCGCTGATCAAGGTGAAGGACATGGACGAAGCGTGCGCGATTGCCAACAGCATCGCCGCCGAGCACCTGGAAATCTCGGCCGAGGAGCCGCAGCAGTGGGCGGACAAGATCCGCCATGCGGGCGCGATGTTCCTGGGCCGCTTCTCGTCCGAATCGCTGGGCGATTACTGCTGCGGTCCGAACCACGTGCTGCCGACGTCGCGCACGGCGCGCTTCTCGTCGCCGCTGGGCGTATACGACTTCCAGAAGCGCTCGTCGGTCATCCAGGTCAGCGAGGCGGGGGCGCAAACCCTCGGCAAGATCGCCGCCGAGCTGGCGTATGGCGAAGGACTGCAGGCGCACGCCCGCAGTGCCGAGCTGCGGTTGAAGACGAATGGCAACTGACAACGCGTCCTGGCTGAATCAGGTCTACTGCGAAGATGCGCTCGCGGGCTTGTCCCGCATCCCCGACGGCTCCGTCGACCTGCTGCTGACCGACCCGCCCTACAACCTGGGCAAGGACTACGGCAACACGTCGGACCAGCAATCGGTCGAGCAATACCTGGCGTGGACGGAACGCTGGATCGATGCGGCGCTGCCGAAGCTCAAAGAGAACGGCAGCCTGTACATCTTCCTGACCTGGCGCTTCTCGCCGGAGATCTTCGTCATGCTGAAAAAGCGCATGACGATGATGAACGAGATTATCTGGGACCGCCGGGTGCCGTCCATGGGCGGCAGCGTGCGCAGCTTCTCGTCGGTGCACGACACGATCGGCTTTTTTGTGCGCCGCAAGGATTACTATTTCGATCTCGACGCCGTGCGCATTCCGTACGACGCCGCGACCAAGAAGGCCCGTTCGCGTTCGATCTTCGTCGGCGCGAAGTGGCTGGAAGTGGGTTACAACCCCAAGGACCTGTGGAGCGTATCGCGCTTGCACAGGGAACATGCGGAAAGGGTCGATCACCCGACGCAAAAGCCGCTGGAGATTATCGAGCGCATGATCAAGGCCTCGTGCCCGCCCGATGGCGTGGTACTGGACCTGTTCATGGGCAGCGGCACGACGGCCGTGGCGGCGCGCCGCACGGGCCGCCGGTTTGTCGGCTTTGAACTCAATGCCGAGTACTGCAAGACGATTGCCCAACGGCTCGCCGCGCTGGAGCATCCGGAGCCAGAACCCGTCGCCAAGGCCCGGCCGAAGCCGCGCGCCGCCAGGGCGAAGCCGTTGCGCCAACCAGATACCGTAGCCAACACCGTGGAGTAAGCATGTCCCTCGAAAGCCTGATCAGCAACACCATCCGTTCCGACGTGCGCGCCATCAAGAGCTATCACGTGCCGGATGCGAGCGGCTTCGTGAAGCTGGACGCGATGGAAAATCCGTACGAGCTGCCGGCCGCGCTGCGTCAGGAGCTGGGCGAGCGCCTGGCCGCCGTCGCGCTGAACCGTTATCCGCCGTCGTACGACGCGCTGCGCCATAAAGTGGCGGCAAAGCTGGGCGTACCGGCGGGTTATGAAGTCCTGCTGGGGAACGGCTCCGATGAGCTGATCTCCATCCTGGCCGCCGCCTGCGCCCATCAGGAGCGCCGCGCCGTCATGATGGCGCCCGTGCCCGCATTCGTCATGTTCCAGCGTTCGGCCCAGGGGGCCGGCATGGACTTCGTCGGCGTGGCCGTGAAAGACGATTTTTCGCTGGACCTGCCGGCGATGCTGGCGGCGATTGCCGAGCACCAGCCGGCGCTGCTGTTCCTCGCTTACCCGAACAACCCGACCGGCAACCTGTTCGATGCCGACACGATGGTCGAAATCATCCGCGCGATGGGCGACAAGGGCCTGGTCGTCGTCGACGAAGCCTACGAGCCATTCGCACAGCAGAGCTTCATGAGCCGCCTGCCGGAATTCGACAACCTGATCGTCATGCGCACGCTGTCGAAGCTCGGCCTGGCCGGCATCCGGCTGGGCTATATGTCCGCCGCGCCGGCGCTGCTGGAGCAGTTCGAGAAGGTACGCCCGCCGTACAACGTCAACGTGATGACGCAGGCGGCGGCCGAGTTTGCGCTGGACCACCTGGACATCCTGAACGGGCAGGCGGCACTGCTGCGCGAGCAGCGCGCGGCCCTGAGCGCGGCGCTGGCGGCGTTGCCCGATGTGACGGTTTTCCCGTCGGCAGCAAATTTCATCACCATCCGTGTGGCCGATGCGGACACCACCCATACGAATCTCCTGGCCCGCAAAATTTTGGTGAAAAATTTGAGTAAAATGCACAGTGTGCTGACGAATTGCCTGCGTATTACCGTCAGCACGCCGGAAGAAAACGCCGCTTTCCTCGACGCCCTCAAAGCGTCGATGGCGGTCTGATCCACCCCAGAGCCTTTCCCATGACCATCGCAGAACGCAGCGCGGAAGTCACGCGCAACACCAACGAGACGCAGATCCGCGTCGCCCTGAACCTGGACGGCACCGGCACGCAAAAGCTGGATACGGGCGTGCCCTTCCTGGACCACATGCTGGACCAGATCGCCCGCCACGGCCTGATCGACCTGGACATCCACGCCACCGGCGACACCCATATCGACAACCACCACACGGTGGAAGATGTCGGCATCACGCTGGGCATGGCCGTGGCCAAGGCCATCGGCGACCGCAAGGGCATCCGCCGCTATGGCCATGCGTATGTGCCGCTGGATGAAGCGCTGTCGCGCGTCGTCATCGATTTCTCGGGCCGTCCCGGCATCGAATACCACATCCCGTTTACCCGCGCGATGATCGGCACGTTCGATGTCGATCTGACCCTGGAGTTCTTCCGTGGCTTCGTCAACCATGCGGGCATCACGCTGCATATCGATAACCTGCGCGGCACCAACGCCCACCACCAGTGCGAAACGGTGTTCAAGGCCTTCGGCCGCGCGCTGCGCATGGCCGTGGAGCGCGACGAGCGCGCCGCGGGAACGATCCCGTCGACCAAAGGAAGCCTGTAATCCACAGGGCTCAGCCAATGAAAAAAATCGTTGTAGTTGATTACGGGATGGGCAACCTGCACTCCGTCGCACAGGCCCTGCGCGCTGTCGCACCGGAGGCCGACATCCGCATCTCCGGCGACCCGGGCGAGATCGACAGCGCCGAACGCATCGTGCTGCCGGGCCAGGGTGCCATGGCCGATTGCATGAAGAGCCTGCGCGAATCGGGTGTCGAGGAAGCGCTGCTGCGCGCCGCCGGAACCAAGCCGCTGATGGGTGTCTGCATCGGCGAGCAGATGCTGTTCGGCGATTCCGAAGAAGGCGGCACGGGGCTGAACCTCCTGCCCGGCAAGGTCGTGCGCTTCCGGCTGGACGGCATGTGCCAGGAAGACGGCTCGCGCTTCAAGGTGCCGCAGATGGGCTGGAACCAGGTGCGCCAGACCATGCCGCACGCGCTGTGGGAAGGCA
Encoded proteins:
- the murA gene encoding UDP-N-acetylglucosamine 1-carboxyvinyltransferase, coding for MTTTPEAIHGYIAAGLECTHLEVEGDGQHFQAVIVSPAFAGKRPIQRHQLVYAALGDRMREEIHALSMKTLTQKNSEDKHMDKLLITGGKRLVGDIQISGAKNAALPILCAGLLTAGDLNLSNVPNLHDVATMLKLLRQTGLSVEQNGDKVVMNGAKIDKLEAPYELVKTMRASILVLGPLLARFGQAKVSLPGGCAIGSRPVDQHIKGLQALGAEISIDAGYIYAKAKKLKGASITTDMITVTGTENLLMAATLAEGETVLENAACEPEVTDLANMLVAMGAKIDGIGTHRLVIQGVAELHGAEHTVISDRIEAATFLCAVAAAGGDVTIRNTRVDIMDAALEKLREMGLRLTIGDTWIRAQMDARPHPVSFSTTEYPGFPTDMQAQFMAVNTIADGSSTVQETIFENRFMHVQEMNRLGAAIQTDGNTATIKGVSQLIGAPVMATDLRASASLVIAGLAAKGETLIDRIYHLDRGYDRMEVKLSAVGANITRIK
- the hisG gene encoding ATP phosphoribosyltransferase, which gives rise to MTTITQSPAADNSGLILALSKGRIFEDTLPLLAAAGITVTENPETSRKLILPTNDPNVRVLIVRATDVPTYVQYGAADFGVAGKDVLFEHGGEGLYQPVDLNIAKCRMSVAVKAGFDYETAVRQGARLRVATKFTEMARQHFAKKGVHVDLIKLYGSMELAPLVGLSDAIVDLVSTGSTLRANNLVEVEEIMDISSRLVVNQAALKLKRARLQPIIEAFERASSQTS
- the hisD gene encoding histidinol dehydrogenase — its product is MMIQLRKLDSSAIDFQETLDALLAFEAETDTAIEHAVTEIIAQVRGRGDEAVVEYTNRFDRIPHGGAPDMHAFEIKQDELTAALAALPEAQRAALQTAAERIRVFHERQKQELQGFTYTEPDGTVLGQRITPLDRVGIYVPGGKAAYPSSVLMNAVPAKVAGVGEIVMVVPTPDGIKNQMVLAAAAIAGVDRVIGIGGAQAVAALAYGTESIQPVDKIVGPGNAYVAAAKRRVFGAVGIDMIAGPSEILVICDGTTDPDWVAMDLFSQAEHDELAQAILLCPDADYIAKVEASIVKLLPTMPRQEVIRTSLTDRGALIKVKDMDEACAIANSIAAEHLEISAEEPQQWADKIRHAGAMFLGRFSSESLGDYCCGPNHVLPTSRTARFSSPLGVYDFQKRSSVIQVSEAGAQTLGKIAAELAYGEGLQAHARSAELRLKTNGN
- a CDS encoding DNA-methyltransferase produces the protein MATDNASWLNQVYCEDALAGLSRIPDGSVDLLLTDPPYNLGKDYGNTSDQQSVEQYLAWTERWIDAALPKLKENGSLYIFLTWRFSPEIFVMLKKRMTMMNEIIWDRRVPSMGGSVRSFSSVHDTIGFFVRRKDYYFDLDAVRIPYDAATKKARSRSIFVGAKWLEVGYNPKDLWSVSRLHREHAERVDHPTQKPLEIIERMIKASCPPDGVVLDLFMGSGTTAVAARRTGRRFVGFELNAEYCKTIAQRLAALEHPEPEPVAKARPKPRAARAKPLRQPDTVANTVE
- the hisC gene encoding histidinol-phosphate transaminase — translated: MSLESLISNTIRSDVRAIKSYHVPDASGFVKLDAMENPYELPAALRQELGERLAAVALNRYPPSYDALRHKVAAKLGVPAGYEVLLGNGSDELISILAAACAHQERRAVMMAPVPAFVMFQRSAQGAGMDFVGVAVKDDFSLDLPAMLAAIAEHQPALLFLAYPNNPTGNLFDADTMVEIIRAMGDKGLVVVDEAYEPFAQQSFMSRLPEFDNLIVMRTLSKLGLAGIRLGYMSAAPALLEQFEKVRPPYNVNVMTQAAAEFALDHLDILNGQAALLREQRAALSAALAALPDVTVFPSAANFITIRVADADTTHTNLLARKILVKNLSKMHSVLTNCLRITVSTPEENAAFLDALKASMAV
- the hisB gene encoding imidazoleglycerol-phosphate dehydratase HisB; this encodes MTIAERSAEVTRNTNETQIRVALNLDGTGTQKLDTGVPFLDHMLDQIARHGLIDLDIHATGDTHIDNHHTVEDVGITLGMAVAKAIGDRKGIRRYGHAYVPLDEALSRVVIDFSGRPGIEYHIPFTRAMIGTFDVDLTLEFFRGFVNHAGITLHIDNLRGTNAHHQCETVFKAFGRALRMAVERDERAAGTIPSTKGSL
- the hisH gene encoding imidazole glycerol phosphate synthase subunit HisH: MKKIVVVDYGMGNLHSVAQALRAVAPEADIRISGDPGEIDSAERIVLPGQGAMADCMKSLRESGVEEALLRAAGTKPLMGVCIGEQMLFGDSEEGGTGLNLLPGKVVRFRLDGMCQEDGSRFKVPQMGWNQVRQTMPHALWEGIPDETYFYFVHSYYVQPDVAAHSVGETVYGQPFCCAVASDNIFATQFHPEKSAASGLQLYKNFVHWNP